The genomic stretch TGACGCACGCCTTCCCGGATGCCGCTCGCGTGGCGGCAGCCGGCGAGAGCGAACTCAGCGCGCTCGGAATCCTGGCGACGCGCGCGCGCAGCATCCAGGCACTCGCGCGCGCGCTCGTCGCTGGCGAGCTGCGGCTGGACCCGGATGCCCCGGTGGAGCCAACCCTGGAGCGCTTGCGCGCACTGCCGGGCATCGGCGAATGGACCGCGCAGTACATCGCGCTGCGCTGCCTGTCGTGGCCAGACGCCTTTCCGCACACCGATCTGATCATCCGCCGCGCGTTCGTCGACCAGACCCCGCGAGCGGTGCTTGCCGCTGCCGAACGCTGGCGCCCATGGCGCGGTTACGCCACCTTGCATCTGTGGAGACAGTCATGAACCTGTATTCGGCAAGCATCGACACGCAGCTCGGCCCCGTGCGGCTGGCAGCGACCGCGGAGGGCTTGTGCGGGCTCTGGTTCCGCGGCCAGCAGCACGAGCCGCCAGCACAGGACGGCACTCGCGCAGTCCATGAGACCGACCATCCGGCTCTGGCCGCTGCGGCACACTGGCTGCGCGATTTCTTCACTGGCGGCAGCGGTGCTCCGCGGCCACCGCTGGCGCCGCGCGGCACGCCGTTCCAGCGCGCCGTGTGGGATGCGCTGCTGCGGATTCCGTCGGGCAACACGACCAGCTACGCCGCACTGGCGCGGGATCTCGGTATGCCGCGCGCAACCCGTGCGGTTGCTGCGGCGATCGGCCGCAATCCGGTTTCGGTGCTGATTCCGTGTCACCGGGTGGTCGGCAGCGATGGCAGCCTGACCGGTTATGCCGGTGGGCTGGGTCGCAAGCGCGCGCTGCTCGACCTGGAGCAGGGCAGGGGCCTGCCGTGGCGGCAGGTGCGATCCGCTTACACCACGCAGTACGCGGACCCGATCGCGGTGGATGTGGGTGAGCGGGTCCGCTTCCAGGCGCGCCCGGACGATGGCGAGTTTCCCGGCTGGCGCTGGGCGCAGGCCACGGACGGCCGGGTCGGCTGGGTGCCGGAAGCGTGGTTCCGCGGGAATGGTGACGCTGGCGCCGCGGTGCGCGGCTACTCGGCGCGCGAGCTCACGGTGGAGACCGGCGCGCGTGTGCTGGAGGCCTTCGAGTTCGGCGGCGGGGTTTCCGCGATCCCGGAAACCGGCGAGCCGGGCTGGCTGCCGTCGACCGCGCTGGGCGAAGGCTGAGGCCAGCACCCGCCAGCCGCCACCGGTCACTCGACCTCGATGGTGATTTTTCGCTGACCACCGGCGGATCGTGCGGGATGTGATTCGCATCGCCCAGCAGCAGTTGCAGGGTGTGCTTGCCCGGCGCCAGTTCGACGCTGACCTCGGTCTGGCCGCCGCCGAAGTGGCGGTGCTTGTCGTCCGCCGGGATCGGCATGTCGGCCGGCGGTAGCGTGTCCACGTCGATCAACAGGTGGTGGTGGCCAGTCGCATCCTTGACCGTTCCGGCCGGTGCCACACCCATGCCAGACAGGCCGAAGCGCACGGTGACCGGGCTCTTCAGCTTTGCGCCGTTTTCCGGCGAAATGAAATAGACCTTGGCACCCGCCGGCGCCGCCGTACGCGGCAGCGGGCCGCCGAAGGCGACGACGGGCAACAGCAGGAACGAGAGCAGGGCGAGGCGCATGGAGTCGGCTCCGGTCAGGGAGCGCAGATCATGCCGTAATCGAATGCCATGGAGCAGTGAGAGGCCTTTGCCACTCACCACTCACCACTGAGCGCGGCGCAGCCGCGCGTACCACCCAATGCGCTTACTGCCAGGCCGCGACGCAGAGCGCCGTCAGCGTGCCGACGAAGAAGGTCAGGCCGAGTTGCAGCAGGCCATTGGCCGCCAGCACCACGCGCACGTCCCCCGGCGCCTGCAGCAGGTGTTCGTGCTCGGGCTCGTCGAAGTACATGACCTTGATGATGCGCAGGTAGTAGTAGGCGCCGATCACCGCCATGACCACGGCCACGATCGCGAGCCACAGCC from Rhodanobacteraceae bacterium encodes the following:
- a CDS encoding DUF4399 domain-containing protein; the encoded protein is MRLALLSFLLLPVVAFGGPLPRTAAPAGAKVYFISPENGAKLKSPVTVRFGLSGMGVAPAGTVKDATGHHHLLIDVDTLPPADMPIPADDKHRHFGGGQTEVSVELAPGKHTLQLLLGDANHIPHDPPVVSEKSPSRSSDRWRLAGAGLSLRPARSTAASPARRFPGSRKPRRRTRRPPAHARRSPP
- a CDS encoding methylated-DNA--[protein]-cysteine S-methyltransferase, whose protein sequence is MNLYSASIDTQLGPVRLAATAEGLCGLWFRGQQHEPPAQDGTRAVHETDHPALAAAAHWLRDFFTGGSGAPRPPLAPRGTPFQRAVWDALLRIPSGNTTSYAALARDLGMPRATRAVAAAIGRNPVSVLIPCHRVVGSDGSLTGYAGGLGRKRALLDLEQGRGLPWRQVRSAYTTQYADPIAVDVGERVRFQARPDDGEFPGWRWAQATDGRVGWVPEAWFRGNGDAGAAVRGYSARELTVETGARVLEAFEFGGGVSAIPETGEPGWLPSTALGEG